The following are encoded in a window of Miltoncostaea marina genomic DNA:
- a CDS encoding amidohydrolase family protein: MPLPEGIKRNVIDGHSHIGEIEAWPFYGIDYPVKPIVYDFPRTKDFIKFMDKYGIERSLAMSNYGIPKPEQPFSLNPVVMEAATSSDRIRGLLWVSFLPRDREHTLEALKHCGEAGIIGLKTTFLLGGNPNPAEWDEETKQLADMCFDACEKHDYVFHFHTSPGGASDINNFIPMVEEYGKRCKIHLVHFGGGVSGHIKLVPKFLQWVRDGYKVYTDTSWAVGFGARWLLVEIEKQGVGGDRVIFGSDEPWSDFMSEYWKVEGAPVSEELKRMVFRDNFEKLHGAHW, from the coding sequence GTGCCTCTTCCCGAAGGAATCAAGCGCAACGTCATCGACGGCCACAGCCACATCGGCGAGATCGAGGCCTGGCCGTTCTACGGTATCGACTACCCCGTGAAGCCGATCGTCTACGACTTCCCGCGGACGAAGGACTTCATCAAGTTCATGGACAAGTACGGCATCGAGCGCAGCCTCGCGATGTCGAACTACGGCATCCCCAAGCCGGAGCAGCCCTTCTCGCTGAACCCGGTCGTGATGGAGGCCGCCACGTCCAGCGACCGCATCCGCGGCCTGCTGTGGGTGTCGTTCCTGCCGCGCGACCGCGAGCACACCCTCGAGGCGCTCAAGCACTGCGGCGAGGCCGGGATCATCGGGCTCAAGACGACGTTCCTGCTGGGCGGCAACCCCAACCCGGCCGAGTGGGACGAGGAGACCAAGCAGCTCGCGGACATGTGCTTCGACGCCTGCGAGAAGCACGACTACGTCTTCCACTTCCACACCTCGCCCGGCGGCGCGAGCGACATCAACAACTTCATCCCGATGGTCGAGGAGTACGGGAAGCGCTGCAAGATCCACCTCGTGCACTTCGGCGGGGGCGTCAGCGGGCACATCAAGCTGGTGCCGAAGTTCCTGCAGTGGGTGCGCGACGGCTACAAGGTGTACACCGACACCTCGTGGGCGGTCGGCTTCGGCGCCCGCTGGCTGCTGGTGGAGATCGAGAAGCAGGGCGTGGGCGGCGACCGGGTGATCTTCGGCTCCGACGAGCCCTGGTCCGACTTCATGAGCGAGTACTGGAAGGTGGAGGGCGCCCCGGTCTCGGAGGAGCTCAAGCGCATGGTCTTCCGGGACAACTTCGAGAAGCTCCACGGGGCGCACTGGTGA
- a CDS encoding MSMEG_0572/Sll0783 family nitrogen starvation response protein, with product MKPEAGQELYDVSEKVFPDIKAEPGEEAWIFMHTVPYEGSVGLVNLLTATRLGRKGFQVNLVLYGPGVLMASGTRGYPAVGQEAFPGHMAINNQLKTLLSEGANIYACRFAMGALYGFREDDLIEGVKAFNPLDVLDSALTAWRNKAFQLNTWTV from the coding sequence ATGAAGCCCGAGGCCGGCCAGGAGCTCTACGACGTCTCCGAGAAGGTGTTTCCGGACATCAAGGCCGAGCCGGGCGAGGAGGCGTGGATCTTCATGCACACCGTGCCCTACGAGGGCTCGGTCGGCCTGGTCAACCTGCTGACGGCGACGCGCCTGGGCCGCAAGGGCTTCCAGGTCAACCTGGTGCTCTACGGGCCCGGCGTGCTGATGGCGTCCGGCACCCGTGGATACCCGGCCGTCGGCCAGGAGGCCTTCCCGGGCCACATGGCGATCAACAACCAGCTCAAGACGCTCCTCTCCGAGGGCGCGAACATCTACGCCTGCCGGTTCGCCATGGGCGCGCTCTACGGGTTCCGCGAGGACGACCTCATCGAGGGCGTCAAGGCGTTCAACCCGCTGGACGTGCTCGACTCGGCCCTGACCGCCTGGCGCAACAAGGCCTTCCAGCTCAACACCTGGACGGTCTGA
- a CDS encoding MarR family transcriptional regulator encodes MEQPELGNRPLIATARDQALVLPRAEVAQVADLARRGLNVLLAGERGAGRTTALHAAAFALREAGGRAEVVDAAPARVLDDVVAAIDAAVARHGGDAGGGGVAAGGGALERVRRWRALDGSVIVMLDDLAPELAQPLFGRLRDELWQTPVRFVVAAPAADAGAFLTPPADVFFEGRVRLEPLGVAEQLELLGRRLPPEDAERAMRAVAGAGASTPREVVGLARQALVEGAQHDELAAAARVRRERVERLGPAASRLLAELEAAGGASASDPRLLERLGWSRQRVAQVAAALEAAGLVAAAPVRGEDRRVRRVFTPLAVPAPPAEGHG; translated from the coding sequence ATGGAGCAGCCGGAGCTCGGCAACCGCCCGCTCATCGCCACGGCGCGGGATCAGGCGCTGGTCCTGCCGCGGGCGGAGGTCGCCCAGGTGGCGGATCTCGCGCGGCGGGGGCTCAACGTGCTGCTGGCCGGCGAGCGGGGGGCGGGCCGCACCACCGCGCTGCACGCGGCCGCGTTCGCGCTGCGCGAGGCGGGGGGCCGGGCGGAGGTGGTCGACGCCGCGCCCGCGCGGGTTCTCGACGACGTCGTGGCGGCGATCGACGCGGCCGTGGCGCGGCACGGCGGCGACGCCGGCGGCGGCGGGGTGGCGGCGGGCGGCGGCGCGCTCGAGCGGGTGCGGCGCTGGCGGGCGCTGGACGGCTCGGTGATCGTGATGCTCGACGACCTCGCCCCGGAGCTCGCCCAGCCGCTCTTCGGCCGCCTGCGGGACGAGCTGTGGCAGACGCCCGTGCGCTTCGTGGTGGCCGCGCCGGCAGCGGACGCGGGCGCGTTCCTCACGCCGCCGGCCGACGTCTTCTTCGAGGGCCGCGTGCGCCTGGAGCCGCTGGGGGTCGCCGAGCAGCTGGAGCTGCTCGGGCGGCGGCTGCCCCCGGAGGACGCCGAGCGGGCGATGCGGGCCGTTGCCGGGGCCGGGGCGTCGACGCCGCGCGAGGTGGTCGGCCTGGCGCGGCAGGCGCTCGTGGAGGGCGCGCAGCACGACGAGCTGGCGGCGGCGGCGCGGGTGCGCAGGGAGCGCGTCGAGCGCCTCGGCCCCGCCGCCTCGCGGCTGCTGGCCGAGCTCGAGGCGGCGGGCGGCGCCAGCGCGTCCGACCCGCGCCTGCTGGAGCGGCTCGGCTGGTCGCGCCAGCGCGTCGCCCAGGTGGCCGCGGCGCTGGAGGCGGCCGGCCTGGTGGCGGCCGCGCCGGTGCGCGGCGAGGACCGGCGGGTGCGGCGGGTGTTCACCCCGCTCGCCGTGCCCGCCCCGCCGGCGGAGGGCCACGGGTGA
- a CDS encoding MSMEG_0568 family radical SAM protein: MSTTAGRPDLRTLAVELQSLGVRTTHADEGPGATRAGGAGPSDAGFMWMDGTPLTVPVHGDYVASSPYELVMTGSGRAGTLMRDGVEIGPVRLHPRPKIYDLQTADGIPYWKIALMHLDSLASTVMQRCVYWGTHEQCHFCAIGTSLANGRTIPTKTPALLAEVAEAAARLDGAKDVTLTTGSPNRDDRGASYMARCAEAIREASGLPVQVQLEPPSDFGWFARLKDSGVEALGLHLEVWDDEVLARVAPGKHAQGRDRYLAAWEAAVGVFGPGQVSTYFILGLGETPESVMEGCRAAIDRGVYPFVVPLRPAPGSIVADGVPPSAEYVREVYEQVAPLLAEAGMMSQDARAGCVRCQACSALSTFERAFGGGRDGVPAQGA; this comes from the coding sequence GTGAGCACCACCGCCGGCCGGCCCGACCTGCGCACGCTGGCGGTCGAGCTCCAGTCGCTGGGCGTCCGCACGACCCACGCCGACGAGGGCCCCGGCGCCACGCGCGCCGGGGGCGCCGGCCCCTCGGACGCGGGCTTCATGTGGATGGACGGCACGCCGCTCACGGTGCCCGTGCACGGCGACTACGTGGCCTCCTCGCCCTACGAGCTGGTCATGACCGGCTCCGGTCGCGCGGGCACCCTCATGCGCGACGGCGTGGAGATCGGACCGGTGCGCCTGCACCCGCGACCGAAGATCTACGACCTCCAGACGGCCGACGGGATCCCGTACTGGAAGATCGCGCTCATGCACCTGGACAGCCTCGCGTCCACGGTCATGCAGCGCTGCGTGTACTGGGGCACCCACGAGCAGTGCCACTTCTGCGCCATCGGCACCTCGCTCGCCAACGGCCGCACGATCCCCACCAAGACGCCCGCGCTGCTGGCCGAGGTCGCCGAGGCGGCGGCGCGCCTCGACGGCGCGAAGGACGTGACGCTCACCACCGGGTCGCCGAACCGCGACGACCGCGGCGCCTCGTACATGGCCCGCTGCGCCGAGGCCATCCGCGAGGCGAGCGGGCTGCCCGTGCAGGTGCAGCTCGAGCCGCCGTCCGACTTCGGCTGGTTCGCCCGCCTCAAGGACAGCGGCGTCGAGGCGCTCGGCCTGCACCTGGAGGTGTGGGACGACGAGGTGCTGGCGCGCGTCGCCCCCGGCAAGCACGCCCAGGGGCGCGACCGCTACCTCGCGGCGTGGGAGGCGGCGGTCGGGGTGTTCGGCCCCGGCCAGGTGTCGACGTACTTCATCCTCGGCCTCGGCGAGACGCCGGAGTCGGTGATGGAGGGCTGCCGGGCCGCCATCGACCGCGGCGTCTACCCGTTCGTGGTGCCCCTGCGGCCCGCGCCGGGGAGCATCGTGGCCGACGGCGTGCCGCCCTCGGCCGAGTACGTGCGCGAGGTCTACGAGCAGGTGGCGCCGCTGCTGGCGGAGGCCGGGATGATGAGCCAGGACGCGCGCGCCGGCTGCGTGCGCTGCCAGGCCTGCTCCGCCCTCAGCACCTTCGAGCGGGCCTTCGGCGGCGGCCGGGACGGCGTGCCCGCCCAGGGGGCGTAG
- a CDS encoding LLM class flavin-dependent oxidoreductase — protein sequence MIALGWYCPSEGDGRWLGTRRPERAPEPAYLARVARAAERAGATEILVPTGTVNDSFAPDAPFAESWTTASALAALTRSIRIIAAVNPAGIAAELAAHQAETLERAAPGRVAINLVAGGGPDARYGTPPLPHDERYARLAGLARTVRRRFGGPFYLGGASEAAVDLALEQAEAYLMWGEPPERIAERVAAVRARADRPMRFGLRIHIIARPDEREARQAAAELLSRAQVAGDREAEYAGFDSVGQARMNAIPADGEGWVAPGLWAGIRAVRGGAGTALVGSYAQVAAMLRQYREAGVDLVIASGYPHLEEVGRVGAEVWPRVVSRRAAAPRRAAPAPRRSNVVRAAGPRPPARAAELAERFGTPLYVFEGPRIEAEALAFRAAAGPDVTVAYSLKSNPLMGLVARLHRAGCWAEVASGFEYRTARRAGVPGSRIVFNGPLKTADELRRALAEGATVVADGAEQVREIARLARHAAPGARVGLRLVPPDRVGRDRFGVPPRMAPAAASVLARAGLPLTGLHVHLGAYQLGELPPSGPPIHGVTVEYPVPVSRFTAAAAMLRDVADRLGGVEWLNLGGGWPAAAGLAGHLDAARAALGPGHPPLILEPGRALIRDAGWLLTRVVARRGRGRAVVDVGITQVPCVQWKRSPVHAVAPREGAERPTDLYGPLCLQHDAVAREVPLPPLQVGDLVWIGQTGAYAMAQASPFIHLRPGAVMLEGAHAVLLRARETDDEAHGAQAEPLLAGPEGRVVSAS from the coding sequence GTGATCGCGCTCGGCTGGTACTGCCCCTCGGAGGGCGACGGGCGGTGGCTGGGCACCCGCAGGCCCGAGCGCGCCCCTGAGCCGGCGTACCTGGCCCGGGTGGCCCGCGCCGCCGAGCGCGCCGGCGCGACCGAGATCCTCGTGCCGACGGGCACGGTCAACGACTCGTTCGCCCCCGACGCGCCGTTCGCCGAGAGCTGGACGACGGCGAGCGCGCTCGCGGCGCTGACCCGGTCGATCCGGATCATCGCCGCGGTCAACCCGGCCGGGATCGCCGCCGAGCTCGCCGCGCACCAGGCAGAGACGCTCGAGCGCGCCGCGCCCGGGCGGGTGGCGATCAACCTCGTCGCGGGCGGCGGGCCGGACGCGCGTTACGGCACCCCGCCGCTGCCGCACGACGAGCGCTACGCCCGTCTGGCCGGGCTGGCGCGCACGGTGCGCCGCCGCTTCGGCGGGCCGTTCTACCTCGGCGGCGCCAGCGAGGCGGCCGTGGATCTGGCGCTGGAGCAGGCCGAGGCCTACCTCATGTGGGGCGAGCCGCCCGAGCGCATCGCCGAGCGGGTGGCGGCCGTCCGCGCCCGCGCCGACCGGCCGATGCGGTTCGGCCTGCGCATCCACATCATCGCCCGCCCGGACGAGCGGGAGGCCCGCCAGGCCGCGGCGGAGCTGCTCTCGCGCGCGCAGGTGGCGGGCGACCGCGAGGCCGAGTACGCCGGCTTCGACAGCGTGGGCCAGGCGCGCATGAACGCGATCCCGGCCGACGGCGAGGGGTGGGTCGCGCCCGGCCTGTGGGCCGGCATCCGCGCGGTGCGCGGCGGCGCCGGCACCGCCCTCGTGGGCTCGTACGCGCAGGTGGCCGCGATGCTGCGGCAGTACCGCGAGGCGGGCGTCGACCTGGTGATCGCCTCCGGCTACCCGCACCTGGAGGAGGTCGGCAGGGTGGGCGCCGAGGTGTGGCCGCGGGTCGTGTCCCGGCGCGCGGCGGCCCCCCGGCGGGCCGCCCCGGCGCCGCGCCGCTCGAACGTCGTGCGGGCGGCCGGGCCGCGGCCGCCGGCCCGCGCGGCGGAGCTGGCGGAGCGCTTCGGCACGCCGCTCTACGTGTTCGAGGGGCCGCGCATCGAGGCCGAGGCGCTCGCCTTCCGGGCGGCGGCCGGCCCGGACGTGACCGTCGCCTACTCGCTCAAGTCCAACCCGCTGATGGGCCTCGTGGCGCGCCTGCACCGGGCCGGCTGCTGGGCCGAGGTGGCCTCGGGCTTCGAGTACCGCACGGCCCGGCGCGCGGGCGTGCCCGGCTCGCGGATCGTGTTCAACGGCCCGCTTAAGACCGCCGACGAGCTGCGCCGGGCGCTGGCCGAGGGCGCCACGGTCGTCGCCGACGGCGCGGAGCAGGTGCGGGAGATCGCCCGCCTCGCGCGGCACGCCGCGCCGGGGGCGCGCGTCGGGCTGCGCCTGGTGCCGCCCGACCGCGTGGGCCGCGACCGCTTCGGCGTGCCGCCGCGCATGGCCCCGGCGGCCGCCTCCGTGCTGGCGCGCGCCGGCCTGCCGCTGACGGGGCTGCACGTGCACCTGGGCGCGTACCAGCTCGGCGAGCTGCCGCCGAGCGGCCCGCCCATCCACGGGGTGACCGTCGAGTACCCGGTGCCCGTGTCGCGCTTCACCGCCGCCGCCGCCATGCTGCGCGACGTCGCCGACCGGCTGGGGGGCGTGGAGTGGCTCAACCTGGGCGGCGGCTGGCCGGCCGCGGCCGGCCTGGCGGGCCACCTCGACGCCGCGCGCGCCGCGCTGGGCCCCGGCCACCCGCCGCTCATCCTGGAGCCGGGCCGCGCGCTGATCCGCGACGCCGGCTGGCTGCTGACCCGGGTCGTGGCCCGCCGCGGCCGCGGGCGGGCGGTGGTCGACGTCGGCATCACCCAGGTGCCGTGCGTCCAGTGGAAGCGCTCGCCGGTGCACGCCGTGGCGCCCCGCGAGGGCGCGGAGCGGCCGACCGACCTCTACGGGCCGCTGTGCCTGCAGCACGACGCCGTGGCGCGCGAGGTGCCGCTGCCGCCGCTGCAGGTGGGCGACCTCGTCTGGATCGGCCAGACCGGCGCCTACGCGATGGCCCAGGCCTCGCCGTTCATCCACCTGCGACCGGGGGCGGTCATGCTCGAGGGTGCCCACGCCGTGCTGCTGCGCGCGCGCGAGACCGACGACGAGGCGCACGGCGCCCAGGCCGAGCCGCTGCTCGCCGGGCCCGAAGGCCGCGTGGTGTCGGCGTCGTGA
- a CDS encoding MSMEG_0567/Sll0786 family nitrogen starvation N-acetyltransferase → MRGGGLDVRVARDGEDLAAHHRVRRAVFVEEQAVFEGDDRDAWDDHAVKVVAELDGEVVGAVRLYPLDEAGLWKGDRLAVLPAARPRRVGAPLVRFAVRTAGELGGSRMIALIQRRNVPFFQHLGWTTIGGAADFRGRSHQEMTIALAGAAPGFAPAGYRWALGGA, encoded by the coding sequence GTGCGCGGGGGCGGCCTGGACGTGCGGGTCGCCCGCGACGGCGAGGACCTCGCGGCCCACCACCGGGTGCGGCGCGCGGTCTTCGTCGAGGAGCAGGCCGTGTTCGAGGGCGACGACCGCGACGCGTGGGACGACCACGCCGTCAAGGTGGTCGCCGAGCTCGACGGCGAGGTGGTGGGCGCCGTGCGCCTCTACCCCCTCGACGAGGCCGGCCTGTGGAAGGGCGACCGCCTGGCAGTGCTGCCGGCCGCGCGGCCGCGCCGGGTGGGCGCACCGCTCGTGCGCTTCGCCGTGCGCACCGCCGGCGAGCTCGGCGGCTCGCGGATGATCGCGCTCATCCAGCGCCGCAACGTCCCGTTCTTCCAGCACCTGGGCTGGACGACGATCGGCGGCGCGGCCGACTTCCGCGGCCGCAGCCACCAGGAGATGACGATCGCCCTGGCCGGGGCGGCACCGGGCTTCGCACCCGCGGGCTACCGCTGGGCGCTCGGCGGCGCGTAG
- a CDS encoding MMPL family transporter gives MADGGRAPARGTGVTGRAARACARHPWRTITTWVLALVVAVLAAGALLGDGLTADETLSNRPDSVVAKELLDERLGEGELGSEVVVVRAARPVGDPAVRAAVARLARDLRRSGGAEEVRVDPRAPGPGRVSADGRALLVPVQLAEPPEDAVEPVISVVEAADGRDGLAVAITGEFTLSHDFDLIAERDLREGEFRIGFPAALIVLVLVFGALVAAALPIVLALVSIAVALGLTAVLSQGFPLSFFVVNMVVAMGLALGIDYALFVVSRVREERAAGRDRVEAIAIAGSTASRAVLFSGSAFVLAMLGLLLVPSTVMRSLAAGAILVGIVTVAAALTLLPALLALLGDRIDALRVPWVGRRLERSRHREGRFWVRVVRGVTAHPAVSLACAVAVLLAAASPLVTMDIGAAEVGTLPGDSVTKRGLIALERSFPQASAEPAEVVVDGPVGDPAVRTAFTRLEASLAADPRFGPAELVELPGRDLSIMRVQMGGDPLSDEAIAAVRELRDRLVPAAFAGSEADALVGGPTALNLDYFDVMRRWLPLVISFVLGLSVILLTVAFRSVVVAASSIVMNLLSVGAAYGLLVLVFQHGVGTDLLGFQQVDTIEAWVPLFLFAVLFGLSMDYQVFLLSRIRERHTQTGDTRAAVVFGIGSTARIITGAALIIVAVFIGFAAGDLVMFQQMGFGVAVALLIDATIVRSVLVPATMALLGGWNWYLPGWLGWLPHVEVEGSGDRRAARAPSSSVPTS, from the coding sequence GTGGCCGACGGGGGCCGAGCGCCGGCGCGGGGGACCGGGGTCACCGGGCGCGCGGCCCGTGCCTGCGCCCGCCACCCGTGGCGCACCATCACGACCTGGGTGCTGGCCCTCGTGGTGGCGGTGCTCGCGGCGGGCGCCCTGCTCGGCGACGGCCTGACGGCCGACGAGACGCTCAGCAACCGCCCCGACTCGGTGGTCGCCAAGGAGCTGCTCGACGAGCGCCTGGGCGAGGGCGAGCTCGGCAGCGAGGTGGTCGTCGTGCGGGCCGCGCGGCCGGTCGGCGACCCGGCGGTGCGGGCGGCGGTGGCCCGCCTGGCCCGCGACCTGCGCCGCTCGGGCGGGGCCGAGGAGGTGCGCGTCGACCCGCGGGCGCCCGGCCCCGGCCGGGTGTCGGCCGACGGGCGGGCGCTGCTGGTGCCGGTGCAGCTCGCCGAGCCGCCCGAGGACGCCGTCGAGCCGGTGATCTCCGTCGTGGAGGCGGCCGACGGACGCGACGGCCTGGCGGTGGCGATCACGGGCGAGTTCACGCTCTCGCACGACTTCGACCTGATCGCCGAGCGCGACCTGCGCGAGGGCGAGTTCCGCATCGGCTTCCCGGCCGCCCTGATCGTGCTCGTCCTCGTGTTCGGCGCGCTCGTGGCGGCGGCCCTGCCGATCGTCCTGGCGCTCGTGTCGATCGCGGTGGCGCTCGGGCTGACGGCCGTCCTCTCGCAGGGCTTCCCGCTGTCGTTCTTCGTCGTGAACATGGTCGTGGCCATGGGCCTCGCCCTGGGCATCGACTACGCCCTGTTCGTGGTGTCGCGGGTGCGCGAGGAGCGCGCCGCGGGGCGCGACCGGGTCGAGGCGATCGCGATCGCCGGGTCGACCGCCAGCCGCGCCGTGCTGTTCAGCGGGAGCGCCTTCGTGCTCGCCATGCTCGGCCTGCTGCTGGTGCCGAGCACGGTGATGCGCAGCCTCGCGGCGGGCGCGATCCTGGTCGGCATCGTGACGGTGGCGGCGGCCCTCACGCTGCTGCCGGCCCTGCTGGCCCTGCTCGGCGACCGGATCGACGCCCTGCGGGTGCCCTGGGTCGGGCGGCGGCTCGAGCGCTCGCGCCACCGGGAGGGGCGGTTCTGGGTGCGGGTCGTCCGCGGCGTCACCGCCCACCCGGCGGTGAGCCTGGCGTGCGCGGTGGCCGTGCTGCTGGCGGCGGCCTCGCCGCTCGTCACGATGGACATCGGCGCCGCCGAGGTCGGCACGCTGCCCGGCGACTCGGTCACCAAGCGGGGCCTGATCGCGCTCGAGCGCTCGTTCCCCCAGGCGAGCGCCGAGCCGGCGGAGGTCGTCGTGGACGGCCCCGTCGGCGACCCCGCGGTGCGGACGGCCTTCACGCGGCTGGAGGCGTCGCTCGCCGCGGATCCGCGGTTCGGCCCCGCCGAGCTGGTCGAGCTGCCGGGGCGCGACCTGTCGATCATGCGGGTGCAGATGGGCGGCGACCCGCTGTCGGACGAGGCCATCGCCGCCGTGCGCGAGCTGCGCGACCGGCTCGTGCCCGCGGCGTTCGCCGGGTCCGAGGCCGACGCGCTCGTCGGCGGGCCGACCGCGCTCAACCTCGACTACTTCGACGTGATGCGGCGGTGGCTGCCGCTGGTGATCAGCTTCGTGCTCGGGCTGAGCGTGATCCTGCTGACCGTGGCGTTCCGCTCGGTGGTGGTCGCGGCGAGCTCCATCGTGATGAACCTGCTCTCGGTGGGCGCCGCCTACGGCCTGCTGGTGCTCGTCTTCCAGCACGGGGTGGGGACCGACCTGCTCGGCTTCCAGCAGGTGGACACGATCGAGGCGTGGGTGCCGCTGTTCCTGTTCGCGGTGCTGTTCGGGCTCTCGATGGACTACCAGGTGTTCCTGCTGAGCCGCATCCGCGAGCGCCACACGCAGACGGGCGACACGCGGGCCGCGGTCGTCTTCGGCATCGGCTCCACCGCCCGGATCATCACCGGGGCGGCGCTGATCATCGTGGCGGTCTTCATCGGCTTCGCCGCCGGGGACCTCGTGATGTTCCAGCAGATGGGCTTCGGCGTGGCCGTCGCGCTGCTGATCGACGCGACGATCGTGCGCTCGGTGCTCGTGCCGGCCACCATGGCCCTGCTGGGCGGGTGGAACTGGTACCTGCCGGGCTGGCTGGGATGGCTGCCGCACGTGGAGGTCGAGGGCTCGGGCGACCGCCGCGCCGCGCGCGCGCCGTCGTCCTCGGTGCCGACCTCGTAG
- a CDS encoding carbamate kinase — MVLAIGGNALAPAGLGDFDGQMARAREVAVHAARIVAGGARLLIVHGNGPQVGALAMAQEAVAREVPPQPLFALGAMTQGQLGYLLAQAVGDALAAEGAPRSVAAVMTQVVVDRSDAAFGRPTKPIGPFFPEGRARRLADARGWAVAEDSGRGWRRVVPSPDPVEIVEAPEIARLLEAGEVVVACGGGGVPVVRDGEGLAGVDAVIDKDLAAALVGGLVGATTLLLVTGVDHVLLDFGTPDERPVASMTVAEARAHLADGQFPPGSMGPKIDAAARFAEASGGAAVVTSLERVEDALAGRAGTRIVAL; from the coding sequence GTGGTTCTGGCGATCGGCGGCAACGCGCTCGCGCCCGCGGGGCTCGGCGACTTCGACGGCCAGATGGCCCGGGCGCGCGAGGTCGCGGTCCACGCGGCCCGCATCGTCGCCGGCGGCGCGCGCCTGCTCATCGTGCACGGCAACGGCCCGCAGGTGGGCGCCCTCGCCATGGCGCAGGAGGCCGTGGCGCGCGAGGTGCCGCCGCAGCCGCTGTTCGCCCTCGGCGCCATGACCCAGGGGCAGCTCGGCTACCTGCTCGCCCAGGCGGTCGGCGACGCGCTCGCCGCCGAGGGCGCCCCCCGCTCGGTGGCCGCGGTGATGACCCAGGTCGTGGTCGACCGGTCCGACGCGGCGTTCGGGCGGCCCACGAAGCCGATCGGGCCCTTCTTCCCCGAGGGCCGCGCCCGGCGCCTGGCCGACGCCCGCGGCTGGGCGGTGGCCGAGGACTCGGGGCGCGGCTGGCGGCGCGTCGTGCCGTCGCCCGACCCCGTGGAGATCGTGGAGGCGCCCGAGATCGCCCGCCTGCTTGAGGCCGGCGAGGTCGTGGTGGCCTGCGGCGGCGGCGGCGTGCCGGTGGTGCGCGACGGCGAGGGCCTGGCGGGGGTCGATGCGGTCATCGACAAGGACCTCGCGGCCGCGCTCGTGGGCGGCCTCGTGGGCGCCACCACGCTGCTGCTGGTGACCGGCGTCGACCACGTGCTGCTCGACTTCGGCACGCCCGACGAGCGGCCGGTGGCCTCGATGACCGTGGCCGAGGCGCGCGCCCACCTGGCCGACGGGCAGTTCCCGCCCGGCAGCATGGGGCCGAAGATCGACGCGGCCGCCCGGTTCGCCGAGGCGAGCGGCGGGGCGGCCGTGGTGACCTCGCTCGAGCGCGTCGAGGACGCGCTGGCCGGGCGCGCGGGCACCCGGATCGTGGCCCTGTGA
- a CDS encoding pyridoxal phosphate-dependent aminotransferase has product MSRRSVLTWRPPAAADVPLASARARALLEDPQGFGNYMTYRDAYRILGWDPADVYRDGAIHLDRREWADLGWMANHIGPSPRALEAMRAAVDAEHVGPYSPDLDAGLRDLMATELLGRARDDGFDVIGTEGAQAGVGYAALACVDPGDEVIVTDPGYFHFVPALRLAGGVPVWVRLGPGNGWRLDPDEVAAAVTPRTKMVVVCDPVNPFGTVQRRDELAALLRLSAERGIVLLADTTHSAHRVDPAARHHHVAAVQAEHPGATLLVSSGLAHGYGMAGARIGALGGDPALVRACLQVKIAAVRLNTNRVAQVGAAAALADRGHLAAGEEVIRRNLAAVRRVATPVIDPEYGFSCVLDVSGAGASAQELTVALCRRKVAVYPGDGLGEVGATTTIRVNLSDPDPSAVERFADALPGAIEEAASGAYREAVRDLFLSYGTERGRRIAAIVERGGTA; this is encoded by the coding sequence GTGAGCCGGCGCTCCGTGCTCACCTGGCGGCCGCCCGCGGCGGCCGACGTGCCGCTCGCCTCCGCGCGGGCCCGGGCCCTGCTCGAGGACCCGCAGGGCTTCGGCAACTACATGACCTACCGCGACGCCTACCGGATCCTCGGCTGGGACCCGGCCGACGTCTACCGCGACGGGGCGATCCACCTCGACCGGCGCGAGTGGGCCGACCTGGGCTGGATGGCCAACCACATCGGCCCGTCGCCGCGCGCCCTCGAGGCGATGCGGGCGGCGGTCGACGCCGAGCACGTGGGGCCCTACTCGCCCGACCTCGACGCCGGCCTGCGCGACCTCATGGCGACCGAGCTGCTCGGCCGCGCGCGCGACGACGGCTTCGACGTCATCGGCACCGAGGGCGCGCAGGCCGGCGTGGGCTACGCGGCGCTGGCCTGCGTCGACCCGGGCGACGAGGTCATCGTCACCGACCCCGGCTACTTCCACTTCGTCCCCGCCCTGCGGCTGGCCGGCGGGGTGCCGGTCTGGGTGCGCCTCGGCCCCGGCAACGGCTGGCGGCTCGACCCCGACGAGGTCGCCGCCGCGGTCACGCCGCGCACGAAGATGGTCGTGGTCTGCGACCCGGTCAACCCGTTCGGGACCGTCCAGCGGCGCGACGAGCTCGCCGCGCTGCTGCGCCTGTCGGCCGAGCGCGGCATCGTGCTGCTGGCCGACACGACCCACTCGGCCCACCGGGTCGACCCCGCGGCGCGGCACCACCACGTGGCGGCGGTCCAGGCGGAGCACCCCGGCGCCACCCTGCTCGTGTCCAGCGGGCTCGCCCACGGCTACGGCATGGCGGGCGCGCGCATCGGCGCCCTCGGCGGCGACCCCGCCCTCGTGCGCGCCTGCCTGCAGGTGAAGATCGCCGCCGTGCGGCTCAACACGAACCGCGTCGCCCAGGTGGGCGCCGCGGCCGCGCTCGCGGACCGCGGCCACCTCGCGGCCGGCGAGGAGGTGATCCGGCGCAACCTCGCGGCCGTGCGGCGGGTCGCGACGCCGGTCATCGACCCCGAGTACGGCTTCTCGTGCGTGCTCGACGTGTCGGGCGCCGGCGCGAGCGCGCAGGAGCTGACCGTGGCGCTCTGCCGGCGCAAGGTGGCCGTGTACCCGGGCGACGGGCTGGGCGAGGTCGGCGCCACCACCACGATCCGGGTCAACCTGAGCGACCCCGACCCGTCGGCGGTCGAGCGCTTCGCCGACGCCCTCCCCGGCGCGATCGAGGAGGCCGCCTCGGGCGCCTACCGCGAGGCGGTCCGGGACCTGTTCCTGTCGTACGGCACCGAGCGCGGCCGGCGCATCGCCGCCATCGTGGAGCGCGGCGGGACGGCGTAG